Proteins encoded within one genomic window of Candidatus Giovannonibacteria bacterium:
- a CDS encoding HAMP domain-containing histidine kinase has product MAGRFVESLNLKKTCAEYRVGLWQCPQFLFLIMGVIIILAILVTYVVASRYEEPEIASLVVLILTAILFAIGNLIVRAFEQVALASKSKSEFISIMSHQLRSPLSAIKWQLNFLLSGSERSGLKNADSGAVQKYLQMVYDQNERMISSVNDLLEVNRIEDNDLILRPTNVSLAEVTRRVLEEYKNFASASNVEFELRAEDGQSVFADEERIRHVIEHLADNAVRYSPGGGRVLIEIKKTDGGILWQITDHGAGIPKRDQSRVFEKFFRSDHALRYQTEGSGVGLFIAKSIIKKSGGEIGFSSSLEKGSTFWFTLLYGR; this is encoded by the coding sequence ATGGCGGGGAGATTTGTTGAGAGTTTGAATCTTAAAAAAACCTGCGCGGAATACCGGGTTGGGCTTTGGCAATGCCCGCAGTTTTTGTTTTTGATAATGGGCGTAATTATTATTTTGGCTATTTTGGTCACTTATGTTGTCGCCAGCCGCTACGAAGAGCCGGAAATCGCGTCCTTGGTGGTTTTGATTCTCACTGCGATTTTATTCGCCATCGGCAATTTGATAGTGCGCGCATTTGAACAGGTGGCGCTCGCGTCCAAATCCAAATCAGAATTCATCAGCATAATGTCGCACCAATTGCGCTCGCCGCTTTCGGCGATAAAATGGCAGCTGAATTTTTTGCTTTCCGGCAGTGAACGAAGCGGGCTGAAAAACGCGGATTCGGGCGCAGTCCAAAAATACCTGCAAATGGTGTATGATCAAAATGAGCGCATGATAAGCTCGGTAAACGACCTTTTGGAGGTAAACCGCATAGAGGATAACGACCTTATTCTGCGGCCGACCAATGTTTCTCTGGCCGAGGTGACCCGGAGAGTTCTTGAAGAATACAAAAACTTCGCCTCGGCCAGCAACGTTGAATTTGAGCTCCGCGCAGAGGACGGCCAGTCGGTGTTCGCTGACGAAGAAAGAATCCGGCATGTGATAGAGCATCTGGCGGACAACGCCGTCAGATACAGCCCCGGCGGGGGGAGAGTTTTAATAGAAATAAAGAAAACGGACGGCGGCATTTTGTGGCAGATAACCGACCACGGCGCGGGCATACCCAAGCGCGACCAAAGCAGGGTTTTTGAAAAATTTTTCAGGTCCGACCACGCATTGCGCTACCAGACCGAGGGCTCAGGCGTAGGGCTTTTCATCGCCAAATCAATTATAAAAAAATCCGGCGGGGAAATCGGGTTTTCCTCATCGCTGGAAAAAGGGTCGACATTTTGGTTCACCCTGCTCTACGGCAGGTAA
- a CDS encoding response regulator: MRKILFIEDEESLQKAMGDMLESKGYSALRAVDGESGLAAARREAPDLILLDLILPKKNGFEVLEELKKDPSTKSIPVIVLTNLEGSAEVERALSLGATTYLVKANYKLDELLAKIETVFNHHS, translated from the coding sequence ATGAGAAAAATACTTTTCATAGAAGACGAAGAGTCGCTGCAAAAAGCCATGGGCGACATGCTGGAATCCAAAGGGTATTCGGCTCTGCGCGCCGTTGACGGCGAGTCCGGACTTGCGGCGGCAAGAAGGGAGGCGCCCGACCTTATTTTGCTTGATTTGATTTTGCCCAAAAAAAACGGATTTGAGGTTTTGGAGGAACTGAAAAAAGACCCATCCACGAAAAGCATCCCTGTAATCGTACTTACGAATCTTGAGGGCAGCGCTGAAGTTGAGCGCGCGCTTTCGTTGGGGGCAACCACCTACCTCGTCAAAGCCAACTACAAACTGGACGAGCTTCTCGCAAAAATAGAAACGGTTTTTAATCACCACTCTTAA
- the tadA gene encoding Flp pilus assembly complex ATPase component TadA, producing MKIEQQQLKAFLLDSELVKKADLEKAEEEAKKSGKKIEDVLLGLGKITDEELARLKAYILGIPFASLEGEKIDPKVLAVIPEPIAKKHNIVSFKKTGNNLEVAMLDPEDLETIEFIKKKSDLKILPRLTDISSMKYALAQYQKSLEAEFGEIIKGESEALATVSKEAGGEAAGIEDLKKAAEDLPIVRIVDTLIRHAILQRASDIHVEPMEKEVVVRYRIDGILHDAMVLPKQVAPGIVARIKVLANLKLDEHRLPQDGRFKIETEEYKYSFRVSVLPVFDGEKVVMRLLPENSRGFTLEDLGLHGEALELLHKNIKKPLGMILATGPTGSGKTTTLYTILSLLNIPGVNISTIEDPIEYRMPRVNQTQVRPDIGFSFATGLRSLVRQDPDIVMVGEIRDTETASLAVNAALTGHLVLSTLHTNSAAGSLPRLLDMKIEPFLIASTVNVIIAQRLVRKLYKERTKYSLTEAEIKQLGENVDLERVLDFLKKEKIVSAKASWKDIPFYKSKPSDEAPDGYSDRVGIHEILQMTPTIKDLLMKNATADQIEAEAKKEGMMTMLEDGIFKSVQGLTTIEEVFRVTTE from the coding sequence ATGAAGATTGAACAGCAGCAGCTAAAGGCCTTTTTGCTGGACTCCGAACTTGTAAAAAAAGCCGATTTGGAAAAAGCCGAGGAGGAGGCCAAAAAAAGCGGCAAAAAAATAGAAGACGTCCTTTTGGGGCTGGGAAAAATCACCGACGAGGAACTAGCGCGGCTCAAGGCGTATATTTTGGGGATTCCTTTTGCGAGTTTGGAAGGAGAAAAAATAGACCCGAAGGTGCTGGCGGTCATACCGGAGCCGATAGCAAAAAAACATAACATCGTCTCATTTAAAAAAACTGGAAATAATTTGGAAGTGGCGATGCTTGACCCTGAAGATTTGGAAACGATTGAATTTATAAAGAAAAAATCCGACCTCAAAATTCTCCCGCGCCTCACCGACATCTCCTCAATGAAATACGCCTTGGCGCAGTACCAAAAAAGTTTGGAGGCGGAGTTCGGAGAAATCATCAAGGGCGAGAGCGAAGCCCTAGCGACGGTTTCGAAGGAAGCTGGGGGAGAAGCAGCCGGAATTGAAGATCTTAAAAAAGCGGCCGAAGATCTGCCGATTGTGCGGATTGTGGACACTCTTATACGCCACGCCATTTTACAACGTGCATCCGACATACACGTTGAACCGATGGAAAAAGAGGTCGTGGTCAGGTACCGGATTGATGGGATTTTGCACGACGCCATGGTTTTGCCCAAACAGGTCGCTCCGGGAATCGTCGCCAGAATAAAAGTTCTCGCCAACTTGAAACTGGACGAGCACCGGCTCCCCCAAGACGGCCGGTTTAAAATTGAAACGGAAGAATACAAATACTCATTCCGCGTTTCCGTGCTTCCGGTTTTTGACGGAGAAAAAGTCGTAATGCGGCTCCTGCCGGAAAATTCGCGCGGCTTTACTCTGGAAGATTTGGGGTTGCATGGCGAAGCATTAGAACTTTTGCATAAAAATATCAAAAAACCATTGGGGATGATTTTGGCCACCGGCCCCACCGGTTCCGGCAAAACAACCACTCTTTACACGATTTTGTCTTTGCTAAATATACCCGGAGTGAATATTTCAACCATTGAAGACCCGATTGAATACCGCATGCCGCGAGTCAACCAAACGCAGGTCCGGCCGGACATCGGCTTCTCTTTCGCCACGGGGCTGCGCTCGCTTGTCCGCCAGGACCCGGACATCGTCATGGTCGGAGAAATCCGCGACACGGAAACGGCGTCCTTGGCCGTAAACGCCGCGCTCACGGGGCATCTGGTGCTCTCAACCCTGCACACAAACTCTGCGGCCGGGTCCTTGCCGCGGCTTTTGGATATGAAAATTGAGCCGTTTCTGATCGCATCAACTGTGAACGTCATAATCGCCCAGCGCCTCGTCCGTAAGCTCTACAAAGAACGGACAAAATACTCGCTTACGGAGGCGGAGATAAAACAGCTTGGAGAAAACGTGGACCTTGAAAGAGTTTTGGATTTTCTTAAAAAAGAAAAAATAGTTTCCGCTAAAGCGAGCTGGAAAGACATTCCATTTTATAAATCGAAGCCCTCAGATGAAGCTCCGGACGGATACTCCGACCGAGTGGGCATACACGAAATCCTGCAGATGACTCCGACAATCAAGGACTTGCTTATGAAAAACGCCACCGCTGACCAGATTGAGGCGGAAGCCAAAAAAGAAGGGATGATGACCATGCTTGAAGACGGCATTTTCAAATCCGTCCAAGGACTCACCACGATTGAAGAGGTATTCAGGGTTACCACGGAATAG
- the cas2 gene encoding CRISPR-associated endonuclease Cas2, which translates to MVKTTRYNLKSGALVEKKSYPRWELTKKILLVLGGGAILFSLMLAPNTARLLQMFDLDGKASIRERLRRREQIRGAIKRLKKNRLVEIYQKDGEDIVRLTETGKKRLLKYQLDNLELKKTKFWDKKWRVIIFDIPEKNKRAREAFRFLLKKLGFYQLQRSVFVSPYHCRDEIDFISEVFDIGKCVHYFEATYFDDKAKLELQFPNL; encoded by the coding sequence ATGGTAAAGACGACTAGATATAATCTCAAAAGTGGTGCGCTGGTTGAGAAAAAAAGTTATCCGCGATGGGAATTAACAAAAAAGATTCTGTTGGTGTTGGGCGGCGGCGCAATTTTATTTTCTTTAATGCTTGCGCCTAATACGGCGAGATTGCTTCAGATGTTTGACCTGGACGGAAAAGCCAGCATTCGCGAACGTTTAAGGCGCCGGGAGCAAATTCGCGGCGCCATTAAGCGTTTAAAAAAGAACCGGCTGGTGGAAATTTACCAAAAAGACGGCGAGGATATTGTGCGGCTGACAGAAACCGGCAAGAAACGGCTTTTAAAATACCAACTGGATAATCTGGAACTAAAAAAAACAAAATTTTGGGACAAAAAATGGAGAGTGATAATTTTTGATATACCGGAAAAAAACAAAAGGGCCCGCGAAGCATTCCGATTTCTCCTTAAAAAACTAGGATTTTATCAACTGCAGCGGAGCGTGTTTGTAAGCCCGTACCATTGCCGGGATGAAATTGATTTTATCTCGGAGGTTTTTGATATCGGGAAATGTGTCCATTATTTTGAGGCAACGTACTTTGATGACAAAGCCAAACTGGAACTTCAATTTCCTAATTTATAA
- a CDS encoding type II secretion system F family protein codes for MPIYHYRARDKDGGDVEGNREAKDQYVLAHALRAEGMTPLFVSEAASAGAKKIALKNYIPAFLQRVSLEEKLNFTRNTAVMIGAGVGLSKALEVMARQAQNEKFKKVIAEMGETIKRGKTFSEALGEHPDIFPKFYQEMARAGEKSGKLEGSLKLVALQLKKDYALRRKVRGAMVYPIIVVIAMVGIGILMLLYVVPTLVSTFEELKVELPLSTRFIIFISKSILESGFIFLLGAAILGYLAYRLVKSSGGKARIDWVFARAPVIGGINQKFNAARTCRTLSSLISSGVEILEAISITKEVLQNHLYQNVLEDARGKIQKGETIAKAFLSSGDIYPPLVGEMVAIGEETGELSGMLLRLAAFYEGEVAQATKDLSTIIEPLMMIIIGAVVGFFAVAMISPMYNLVGAF; via the coding sequence ATGCCAATCTATCATTACAGGGCGCGGGATAAGGACGGGGGAGACGTTGAAGGAAATCGCGAGGCGAAAGACCAATACGTCCTTGCGCACGCTCTCCGCGCCGAGGGAATGACGCCGCTTTTTGTTTCGGAGGCGGCGTCGGCCGGAGCAAAAAAAATCGCGCTCAAAAATTACATTCCCGCTTTTTTGCAGAGAGTCTCGCTGGAAGAAAAACTGAATTTTACCAGAAACACTGCCGTGATGATCGGCGCCGGGGTCGGCCTTTCAAAAGCGCTGGAAGTGATGGCAAGGCAGGCGCAAAACGAAAAATTCAAAAAAGTCATCGCGGAAATGGGAGAAACCATAAAACGCGGCAAGACCTTCTCGGAGGCGTTAGGAGAGCATCCGGACATTTTCCCTAAATTTTATCAGGAAATGGCCCGCGCCGGGGAAAAATCCGGAAAACTTGAGGGATCGCTGAAACTGGTCGCGCTACAGCTCAAAAAAGATTACGCACTTCGGCGCAAAGTCCGCGGAGCGATGGTTTACCCGATTATAGTCGTCATCGCCATGGTCGGCATAGGAATTTTAATGCTTCTGTACGTTGTCCCGACGCTGGTTTCCACGTTTGAAGAATTGAAAGTTGAGCTTCCTCTTTCCACCAGGTTCATAATTTTCATAAGCAAGTCAATTTTAGAAAGCGGTTTTATTTTTTTGCTTGGAGCGGCCATCTTGGGCTACCTCGCCTACCGCTTGGTAAAATCCTCCGGAGGCAAGGCGCGGATAGACTGGGTTTTCGCGCGCGCTCCGGTAATTGGAGGCATCAATCAAAAGTTCAACGCCGCGCGGACCTGCAGGACTTTAAGCTCGCTTATTTCATCCGGCGTTGAAATTTTGGAAGCGATTTCCATAACCAAGGAGGTCTTGCAAAACCATCTTTATCAAAATGTCCTGGAGGACGCGCGCGGCAAGATACAAAAAGGCGAAACGATAGCGAAAGCGTTTTTGTCTTCCGGAGACATTTATCCCCCGCTTGTCGGGGAAATGGTGGCGATTGGAGAAGAAACCGGCGAGCTTTCAGGGATGCTTTTGCGGCTCGCCGCTTTCTACGAAGGAGAAGTCGCGCAGGCAACAAAGGATTTATCAACAATCATTGAGCCCTTAATGATGATTATTATAGGAGCCGTCGTGGGGTTTTTCGCCGTCGCCATGATTTCCCCGATGTATAATTTAGTCGGAGCGTTTTAA
- a CDS encoding type II secretion system protein encodes MPRGYTILETVVYIGILAVIAVLALGAILSVYQSFAKTQIERKLALSGDVALETMVKELRAATTTSPAGVFGASPGALQLGPKRFFISGSTLQVKDGAGSLENLTASDVTVSALIFYKTASTNSEIVKIEMALQAGSGIFSKTKNFYGSAVLRGNYK; translated from the coding sequence ATGCCGCGCGGGTACACAATTTTAGAAACGGTCGTCTACATCGGGATTCTCGCCGTAATAGCCGTGCTGGCGCTTGGCGCGATTCTTTCCGTATACCAAAGTTTTGCCAAAACGCAGATTGAAAGAAAGCTGGCCTTAAGCGGAGACGTCGCGCTGGAGACGATGGTAAAAGAGCTGCGCGCCGCCACGACCACCAGCCCCGCCGGCGTATTTGGCGCAAGCCCCGGCGCGCTGCAGCTGGGACCGAAAAGATTTTTCATTTCCGGCAGCACGCTTCAAGTAAAAGACGGCGCCGGAAGCCTGGAGAATCTCACCGCTTCCGATGTCACCGTCTCTGCTCTGATTTTCTATAAAACCGCTTCAACCAACTCCGAGATTGTCAAAATAGAAATGGCGCTCCAGGCAGGCAGCGGGATATTTTCAAAAACTAAAAACTTTTACGGCAGCGCAGTGTTAAGAGGAAACTATAAATGA
- the pilM gene encoding pilus assembly protein PilM, whose product MKIPMPNFLKLPIYAFELSDRSYKYLRLGEVRGGTVVNDFGEGEIAAGVIEHGEIKKRDVLAPLLKELFLKKDIRFVAVSLPEEKGFLENVQLAGVKEEEIRQALELQLEEHIPLPPGDVLFDHELARKDKNHFDVVINAFPRTLVESYLDTFYSAGALPTFTESELAASARALIPQNFRGTAMVIDWGKTRTSFYIVEDGRLRFASTINIGGESLDAAIAKTLGVSQKEAENLKIKNGLLQNQDSLQVFQAIIPTVTALREEAEKYINFWQTHSENKKFPEKIFLSGGDANMKGLAEHFAEELGAETAVANPWVNVKFPKYYLPDITRQHAVRFSASIGLSLAAKEREETI is encoded by the coding sequence ATGAAAATCCCGATGCCGAATTTTTTAAAGCTCCCCATCTACGCTTTTGAGCTTTCGGACAGGTCGTACAAATATCTGCGGCTTGGCGAAGTGCGCGGAGGGACGGTTGTGAACGATTTTGGCGAAGGGGAAATTGCCGCGGGGGTGATTGAACACGGAGAAATCAAAAAAAGGGACGTGCTTGCGCCTCTCTTGAAAGAACTTTTTTTAAAAAAGGACATAAGGTTCGTGGCCGTTTCTTTGCCGGAAGAAAAAGGATTTCTGGAAAATGTCCAGTTGGCCGGAGTAAAAGAAGAAGAGATCAGGCAAGCGCTTGAGCTGCAGTTGGAGGAGCATATCCCCCTGCCTCCGGGCGACGTCTTATTTGATCACGAGCTTGCCCGCAAAGACAAAAATCATTTTGATGTGGTCATAAACGCTTTCCCCAGGACGCTCGTGGAAAGTTATCTTGATACTTTTTATTCAGCAGGCGCGCTGCCAACTTTTACGGAGTCGGAGCTTGCGGCCTCGGCGAGAGCGCTCATTCCGCAAAATTTCAGAGGCACCGCGATGGTTATAGACTGGGGTAAAACCCGCACCAGCTTCTATATAGTTGAGGACGGGCGCCTTCGCTTTGCCTCCACTATCAACATAGGCGGAGAGTCGCTTGATGCGGCCATCGCGAAAACCTTGGGCGTCAGCCAAAAAGAGGCGGAGAATTTAAAAATCAAAAATGGGTTGCTGCAGAATCAGGATTCCCTTCAGGTTTTCCAAGCCATCATCCCGACCGTGACGGCGCTTCGGGAAGAAGCGGAGAAATACATAAACTTTTGGCAAACACATTCCGAAAACAAAAAATTCCCGGAGAAAATTTTCCTCTCCGGCGGCGACGCCAATATGAAGGGGCTTGCGGAACATTTTGCGGAAGAACTCGGTGCGGAAACCGCCGTGGCGAATCCATGGGTCAATGTTAAATTTCCAAAATATTATCTGCCGGATATCACCAGGCAGCATGCGGTGCGTTTTTCGGCGTCAATCGGCCTTTCATTGGCGGCTAAAGAAAGAGAAGAAACGATATAA
- a CDS encoding RNA polymerase sigma factor — MYLEAERPLNEIPDEVILRKSLANPSLFSVLIDKYQIPFVRKAQGIVHSKDEAEDIVQETFTKIYLNARKFKKQPGVEFKSWAWRILVNTSLTHYRKLKKTFGDVGYLDEILSGDEEAEALFAVEDTLDRDENIAGVRDAIEKMPPEAAELLRAHYVQDRPYAEIARKHGISIGALKMKLFRARKVLKDVIKEV; from the coding sequence ATGTATTTGGAAGCCGAAAGGCCGTTAAATGAAATTCCCGACGAGGTGATTTTAAGAAAATCGCTTGCGAACCCGTCGCTTTTTTCCGTTTTGATTGATAAATACCAGATTCCTTTTGTAAGGAAAGCGCAGGGAATTGTGCATTCCAAAGACGAAGCGGAGGATATTGTCCAGGAGACCTTCACGAAAATTTATCTAAACGCCAGAAAATTCAAAAAACAGCCCGGGGTGGAGTTCAAAAGCTGGGCCTGGCGGATTTTGGTGAACACCTCGCTTACCCATTACCGCAAGCTCAAAAAGACCTTCGGCGACGTTGGGTATTTGGACGAAATTTTATCCGGAGACGAAGAGGCCGAGGCGCTTTTCGCGGTGGAAGACACTCTGGACAGGGACGAAAATATCGCCGGGGTCAGGGACGCCATTGAAAAAATGCCTCCCGAGGCGGCCGAGCTGCTACGGGCGCATTATGTGCAGGACCGCCCCTACGCCGAAATAGCCAGAAAACACGGCATTTCCATAGGGGCATTAAAGATGAAACTTTTTCGCGCCCGCAAGGTTTTAAAGGATGTAATCAAGGAAGTATAA
- a CDS encoding DNA integrity scanning protein DisA nucleotide-binding domain protein, translating to MPSWFLANAIFPITFSLWGIEARSTLDILVVAVLLYAVIFLFKKAHSLFLFNGVGILVLIYIAARYFDLYLTSFLFSFFFGFFVIIFVVVFQRELRRLFEWLSAWGHFSYSRRELVPEAAANQVIQAVEQLAKTKTGALIVFPGKEPIDVLTEGGILLGGRVSVPLLLSIFDASSPGHDGAVIIQGDRVRAFGVYLPLALKAEKLKSFGTRHRAALGLAERADAFVIAVSEERGTVSIAEDGVLTTLKKPEELSIRMHEFLRANLLETDLRKKYWHPFVNLREKIIALLLASFLWYVFAVQLGGGTITRNFDVPVEFRALPAGYVIQDVNPIEANLSLSGKTQDFNFLNAERLKVVVNVSEAKEGKQRFTVTNESIVNVPAALSVAKTSPKTIQFNIKKIPQEKAKAGN from the coding sequence ATGCCGTCTTGGTTTTTGGCAAACGCGATTTTTCCCATAACTTTTTCCCTTTGGGGGATAGAGGCGCGGAGCACCCTGGATATTTTGGTCGTGGCGGTTTTGCTCTACGCAGTTATTTTTCTTTTCAAAAAAGCCCACTCGCTTTTTTTATTCAACGGCGTCGGCATATTGGTTCTCATCTACATCGCCGCGCGTTATTTTGACCTTTATTTAACAAGCTTCCTCTTTAGTTTCTTTTTCGGATTTTTCGTGATTATTTTCGTAGTCGTTTTCCAGCGCGAACTGCGGCGGCTTTTTGAATGGCTCTCGGCATGGGGACACTTTTCCTATTCGCGGAGGGAGCTTGTTCCGGAAGCCGCGGCAAACCAAGTAATTCAGGCGGTGGAGCAGCTGGCGAAAACAAAAACAGGGGCCTTAATCGTCTTTCCCGGCAAAGAGCCGATTGACGTCTTAACCGAAGGAGGAATTTTGCTGGGCGGCCGCGTATCCGTTCCGCTGCTTTTGAGCATTTTTGATGCGTCTTCCCCCGGGCACGACGGCGCGGTGATTATTCAGGGAGACCGCGTCCGCGCGTTTGGAGTATATTTGCCGCTTGCCCTCAAGGCGGAGAAGTTAAAAAGTTTCGGAACCCGGCACCGGGCCGCCCTCGGGCTCGCGGAGCGAGCGGACGCGTTTGTAATCGCGGTTTCCGAAGAAAGAGGAACCGTTTCCATTGCCGAAGACGGGGTTCTTACCACATTAAAAAAGCCGGAAGAGCTATCCATTCGCATGCATGAATTTTTGCGGGCCAATTTGCTTGAAACGGACCTCCGCAAAAAATACTGGCATCCCTTCGTCAATTTAAGAGAAAAAATCATCGCCCTCCTGCTGGCCTCTTTTTTGTGGTATGTGTTTGCAGTTCAGCTGGGAGGCGGGACAATCACCCGCAACTTTGACGTTCCCGTGGAGTTTCGCGCTCTGCCTGCGGGATACGTTATTCAAGACGTAAATCCGATAGAGGCCAACCTTTCTCTTTCCGGAAAAACGCAGGACTTCAATTTTCTCAACGCCGAGCGCCTCAAAGTCGTCGTGAACGTTTCGGAGGCGAAAGAAGGAAAACAGCGCTTTACGGTAACCAATGAGAGCATCGTGAACGTCCCCGCCGCGCTTTCGGTGGCAAAGACCTCCCCGAAAACAATACAATTTAACATCAAAAAAATCCCTCAAGAAAAAGCAAAAGCGGGGAATTAA
- a CDS encoding DUF4446 family protein: protein MNQLINLFDKHGFYFFLGLLVLNLAAFAWVFVLRRNFKKIFGGSPTGGLDLEKVLLDLRDRQNSADRIFDELKGRIKFLEDALPKDIRKVGLVRYNPFSDAGGDQSFALALLNDKNDGVVISSLYGREMNRIYAKPIQGGSSQYQLTEEERTAIQNAK, encoded by the coding sequence ATGAATCAGCTGATTAATTTATTTGATAAACACGGCTTTTATTTTTTTCTCGGGCTTTTGGTTTTGAATCTTGCCGCTTTCGCGTGGGTGTTTGTGTTGCGCAGGAATTTCAAGAAAATCTTCGGCGGCTCTCCAACTGGCGGATTGGATTTGGAAAAAGTTCTGCTGGATTTAAGAGACCGCCAGAATTCCGCGGATAGAATTTTTGATGAACTAAAAGGCAGGATAAAGTTTTTGGAAGACGCTTTACCGAAAGACATCCGCAAGGTCGGGCTTGTCAGATACAACCCCTTTTCCGACGCGGGCGGCGACCAAAGCTTCGCTTTGGCGCTTTTAAACGACAAAAACGACGGCGTTGTAATTTCTTCTCTTTACGGAAGGGAGATGAACAGGATTTACGCCAAGCCGATACAGGGCGGCTCGTCGCAGTATCAATTAACGGAAGAAGAACGGACAGCCATACAAAATGCAAAATAG
- a CDS encoding GTP-binding protein — MQNRPPIVVVMGHIDHGKTALLDYIRKTNVVAVESGGITQHIGAYEVEHAGKKLTFLDTPGHEAFSKMRSRGAVVADIAILVVAADDGVKPQTEEALATIKSAGIPFLAAINKIDKPAADPERVKNELAKEEVFLEGRGGNVPFVEISAKQGTGVDKLLETILLMAEMENLPADTKAFAGGVVIESHRDPKRGVTSTLLIRGGTLKKGEYVAAGGAVAKARILEDFKGDPIDFAGPSSPVLVVGFDKPPQVGAEFKAFFSQKEAIDAARTAGEKPAPGFFPPGGFIGLVIKADVSGSAEAIEHEAAKLKDIKILRSEAGEVSEDDIKLASTAANSLILAFKVGLSSTLRELALRLGVEVAQFEIIYELADFLKKKTEALLPKEEINKILGHARVLKIFKADGKTQIIGGKVQDGLIRRGAEFSVFRREKKIGEGKIENLQEGRVNASEVEAGKEFGALASSKISIAEGDILEILG; from the coding sequence ATGCAAAATAGACCGCCAATTGTAGTCGTGATGGGGCACATTGACCATGGCAAGACAGCGCTTTTGGATTATATAAGAAAGACCAATGTTGTGGCCGTGGAATCCGGAGGCATTACCCAGCACATAGGCGCTTATGAAGTTGAACACGCCGGCAAAAAACTGACTTTTCTGGATACGCCGGGGCACGAGGCGTTTTCCAAAATGCGCTCGCGTGGGGCAGTGGTCGCTGACATCGCCATATTGGTTGTGGCGGCGGACGACGGGGTTAAGCCGCAAACGGAGGAGGCGCTGGCCACGATAAAAAGCGCCGGCATTCCTTTTTTGGCCGCCATAAATAAAATTGACAAGCCAGCGGCGGACCCGGAGCGGGTGAAAAACGAGCTTGCCAAAGAAGAAGTGTTTTTGGAAGGGCGCGGCGGAAATGTGCCCTTCGTTGAAATTTCGGCAAAGCAGGGCACGGGAGTGGACAAGCTCTTGGAGACCATTTTACTAATGGCCGAGATGGAAAACCTCCCGGCCGACACCAAAGCGTTCGCGGGCGGAGTGGTTATTGAATCGCACCGCGACCCGAAGCGCGGCGTGACATCCACTTTGCTCATAAGAGGCGGCACTTTGAAAAAGGGGGAGTATGTCGCCGCCGGAGGGGCGGTCGCCAAGGCGAGGATTTTGGAGGATTTCAAAGGAGACCCGATAGATTTCGCTGGCCCGTCTTCCCCGGTTTTGGTTGTCGGCTTTGACAAGCCGCCGCAGGTGGGCGCAGAGTTTAAGGCGTTTTTTTCACAAAAGGAAGCAATTGACGCCGCCCGCACCGCCGGAGAAAAACCCGCGCCCGGTTTCTTCCCGCCGGGAGGTTTTATAGGTCTTGTCATCAAAGCCGATGTTTCGGGCTCGGCGGAGGCGATTGAACACGAAGCGGCAAAGCTGAAAGATATAAAAATATTGCGCTCGGAAGCCGGCGAGGTGTCCGAAGACGACATCAAGCTTGCTTCCACCGCCGCGAATTCTTTGATTCTGGCTTTCAAGGTCGGGCTTTCATCAACCCTTCGCGAGCTTGCTTTGCGGCTGGGCGTGGAGGTGGCGCAGTTTGAAATCATATATGAGCTGGCGGATTTTCTTAAGAAAAAAACAGAAGCGCTCCTACCCAAAGAAGAAATAAATAAAATCCTAGGGCATGCAAGGGTGCTTAAGATTTTCAAGGCGGACGGAAAAACCCAGATAATAGGCGGTAAAGTTCAGGACGGCCTAATTCGCCGCGGAGCGGAATTCAGCGTTTTTCGCCGCGAGAAAAAAATAGGCGAAGGGAAAATCGAAAATCTACAGGAAGGGCGAGTAAACGCCTCCGAGGTTGAAGCCGGAAAAGAATTCGGGGCGCTTGCGAGCTCAAAGATATCAATAGCCGAGGGAGACATATTGGAAATTTTAGGATGA
- a CDS encoding ribosome-binding factor A, which produces MMAHQAERFSSFLKRELNGFLQRNAPHDEGVFISVAKIHAPERSDKAEITLSVFPEKAAKGTIKSVKKMAGEARKYLASRSRRRFIPKIIFLVEEDAEKTTRLEKLLDGMKSKSN; this is translated from the coding sequence ATGATGGCGCACCAAGCGGAAAGATTTTCGTCTTTTTTGAAACGAGAACTCAACGGATTTCTGCAGCGGAACGCTCCGCATGATGAAGGAGTGTTTATTTCCGTTGCGAAAATTCACGCGCCCGAAAGGTCGGACAAGGCCGAGATTACCTTATCCGTTTTCCCGGAGAAAGCGGCGAAGGGAACCATTAAGTCCGTAAAAAAAATGGCTGGGGAGGCGCGCAAATATCTTGCTTCGCGCTCGCGCCGCCGGTTTATACCCAAAATAATTTTTTTGGTAGAAGAAGACGCGGAGAAAACGACCCGGCTTGAAAAATTGCTGGACGGCATGAAAAGTAAAAGCAACTGA